The Hymenobacter sp. DG01 sequence CCCGAATCCTGTAAGCCGGTAAGGCTAACCTCAGCCTTCGGGCATGCGTAGGAAACCGTAATCGGCCGTTCATTTCCCGACCGATGCTTTCCTTTTTATGGCTAACCAACCGAAAAACCAAGCATCTCAGCCGCAAGCCGGCGACCCGCTATTCAATCTCAAGCACGCCCAGGCCGAGTCGGAACTGGCCGAAAAAACCGGTGGCCTCGGACCCATTACTAACGTGTACATCACCACGGACGAAGATGATTCCATCGATGAAGGTCCCCGCGACAAACAGGGCTTCCGCCGCGGTGAGTCGGCCGGACCGGATGCAGGCTCCACGGCCGGCAGTCATAAATAAAATCAGGTGCGCGCCAGACGTGCACACGTGAGCATCGTTGCTCTGGAAAAGCCTCCGCGGGCGCTTCGGCCCTCGCGGAGGCTTTTTTATGTTCGGCCAGGTCACTGGAAATTGTGCCTACCCCCGACCGGAGCCTAAGGCTAAAGCCGGTAAGTGCTGCGTATTTTCGCGCCGTATGTTACTAGTATCTCACACCGGCGAGCCGCTGGAAGCTGGTCTCGATGAAGCCGGCCGCGGCTGTTTGGCCGGCCCGGTATTTGCCGCCGCCGTTATTCTGCCCCCGGATTTTGCCCCGCGCTACCTCAACGATTCCAAGCAAATGACGGCCAAGCGCCGCGAGCAGGTGCGCCTCGAAATCTGCCAGGAAGCAATTTCCTGGGCCGTAGCCGAAGCCTCGCCCCAGGAAATTGCCAGCCTCAACATTGCCCAGGCCAGCTATCTGGCCATGCACCGTGCCGCCGAGCAGCTGCAACCGCGTCCTACCCACCTGCTGGTAGATGGCAACCGCTTTCGGGCCCACGCCATTCCGCACACCTGCATCATCGGGGGTGATGCGGTGTACCGGTCCATTGCTGCCGCTTCGGTGCTAGCCAAAACTTTCCGCGATGAGCGGATGCGGGAGCTGGCCCAGAAGTACCCGGCGTATGGCTGGGAGCAAAACGCCGGCTACCCCACTGCCGCCCACCGTACCGCCATCCGCAACTTCGGGCCCACCGAACACCACCGCATGGGCTTTCGGCTGCTTTGAAGAGTGGTGGAATGGTGAATTGGTGATTTGACACTTTACAAGTGCTGATGGGGTAGGCCCAATGGTACGGGCCATTAGCCGTGCCGCTTCTGACCTTTCAAACGCCCCGTAGGGGTGGCATATTGGTAGTAATCCATGGGCCATACTGTGTAAAAAGCCCCAGCGGGGCGCCACCACTCGTTCAACGAGTAGTGGCGCCCCGCTGGGGCTTTGAGCTATCAGGAGGGGTAGGGCCTGCTACTGGTCGGTCATCTTCTAGGGTTACCTAGGCCGCAGGTGCACTATGACTACCTCTTCTTTACTCCTTCAAGCGCAGCAAATCCAGGAAAAGGCTAAAGCCATCCACGGTGGTGCCGCCCTCCCCGAAGCTGTCGAAGCTCAGGGGCTTGATGATGTAGCCGCTCACGGCCAGGTCCTGGGCCTTCAGGCGGTCAGTTTCCAGATCAGAGGTTGTTGTGATGAACACGTTGAGGCCTACGAACTCCGGGTCGGAGCGCAGGGTAGAAAGCAACTCCAGCCCGTTCATGCGCGGCATGTTCAGATCGAGCATTACCACGCTGGGCTTCGGAATGGCGGGTTGACCGCCCTCGCCGCGCAGCATGTTCAGGGCCTCGCGGCCGTTGCGGGCAATGTAGAGGGGCACGTCCACATTATGCTTGCGCAGCTCGCGCTGCACATTCATAATGTCTAGTTGGTCGTCCTCGACAAGTAAGATGCTGGGTTGTTCGGAAGCAGAAGCCATAGAAAGAAGAGCAGGATAGGTGCCTGATGGCAGCTGTTTTTATACGGCAAGTAACGCACAATGGAGGAAATGGCTGGGCCAGAAACTTAGGCCTCGGAGCGGCGGGCGCGCTCTTTAGGCCAGGTGAAGATGAAAGTCGCCCCCTGACCCTCAATGGATTCAACGCGGATGGTGCCGCCCTGGCGCTCCACAATTTTCTTGACAATAGCCAGCCCTACCCCCGTGCTTTCCAGCGTGTCGCGCTCCGTCAGGGTCTGGAAAATGACAAAAATCCGCTCGTGGTATTCCGGCGCGATGCCAGGGCCATCGTCGGCGACGGAAAAGGTGTAGAACTGAGGGCCTTCCACGCAGCCAATGCGCACGGTGCCCTGCTCGGGCTGGTGATGATACTTGAGGGCGTTGCTGATGAGGTTGGTGAACACCTGCTGCAGCTGTACGCGGTTGGTATGCAGGGTGGGCAGGTAAAAGGGCAATTCTACCTCAAAGCCGGCCGGCAGATCCAGCGAGTCAATGATTTCGCGCAGCAGCTGGCGCACAAACACAGGTTCATCGGCCTGGGGCGTGCGGCCTACACGGGCCAGATCCAGGATGCCGGTAATCAGGCTTTCCATGCGCCGGACCCGGGTGCGCATCAGCTTCAGGAACTCGCGGATGTGCTCGGGCAAGTCTTGGCCCATATCCTCCTCAATCCACCGCGAGGCAGTTTCAATGCCCCGCAGCGGGGCCTTCAGGTCGTGGGATACCACGTAGGCGAACTGGTCCAGCTCCTGGTTGCGTTTCTCCAGCTGCTGAATGTTGGCGTTGATGGTATCGGTCATGGTATTGAGCGAATCGGCCAGCTCTGTTAGCTCATCCTGCTCCTGGTCGCGCACCTGGGCCGTGTAGTTGCCGGCCGCAATGCGCTGGGCCTGACTAACCATGCCCCCAATGCGGCGTGAGAGCTGGCGCACGAGGTAGGAGGCGTACAGCAGCCCCAGGAAAATGGTAGCCAGCGTAATGCTTACCGACAGTATCCGGGTTTCCCGGATACTGTCGCGCAGCTTAATGCGCTGCTTGATCCGGATGTCGGTTTCTACCTTCTCGAAGGCCGCAAACAGCACCCTGATCTGATCCATGAGGTTTTTGCCCGTCAGGTCAGTGGATAGGTTGCGGTGTTCCAGGTCGTTGAGGCCGGTTTGGCTGGGGTTGCGGCGCAGGGCCTCGCGCTTCTCGCTGATGAGCAGGTGCGAAAAGGCGGTCCACTGCTGAAACAGCTGCTGCGCCCGCACCATGCGCTCGTACTGGGGCGTGCCTACGGTCAGGTCGTTGCGCAGCTCCGCGAAGCGGCCCAGCAGGTTCCGCTCGCCGGCGTAGTAGGGGTCGAGCACGATTTCGTTGCCGATGAGCAGGTAGCCCCGAAACCCGGTTTCCATGTCGATGATGTTGCGCAGCAGGGTGGTGGCCTCACCCGTGATGCGCGTGGAGCGCTCTACGCGCTGGGAGTTGCGCAGTACGGCCCGGGA is a genomic window containing:
- a CDS encoding ATP-binding protein yields the protein MKLKISTKLFAGFVAISVLFAGVVAINYQLSRAVLRNSQRVERSTRITGEATTLLRNIIDMETGFRGYLLIGNEIVLDPYYAGERNLLGRFAELRNDLTVGTPQYERMVRAQQLFQQWTAFSHLLISEKREALRRNPSQTGLNDLEHRNLSTDLTGKNLMDQIRVLFAAFEKVETDIRIKQRIKLRDSIRETRILSVSITLATIFLGLLYASYLVRQLSRRIGGMVSQAQRIAAGNYTAQVRDQEQDELTELADSLNTMTDTINANIQQLEKRNQELDQFAYVVSHDLKAPLRGIETASRWIEEDMGQDLPEHIREFLKLMRTRVRRMESLITGILDLARVGRTPQADEPVFVRQLLREIIDSLDLPAGFEVELPFYLPTLHTNRVQLQQVFTNLISNALKYHHQPEQGTVRIGCVEGPQFYTFSVADDGPGIAPEYHERIFVIFQTLTERDTLESTGVGLAIVKKIVERQGGTIRVESIEGQGATFIFTWPKERARRSEA
- a CDS encoding ribonuclease HII, whose protein sequence is MLLVSHTGEPLEAGLDEAGRGCLAGPVFAAAVILPPDFAPRYLNDSKQMTAKRREQVRLEICQEAISWAVAEASPQEIASLNIAQASYLAMHRAAEQLQPRPTHLLVDGNRFRAHAIPHTCIIGGDAVYRSIAAASVLAKTFRDERMRELAQKYPAYGWEQNAGYPTAAHRTAIRNFGPTEHHRMGFRLL
- a CDS encoding response regulator, encoding MASASEQPSILLVEDDQLDIMNVQRELRKHNVDVPLYIARNGREALNMLRGEGGQPAIPKPSVVMLDLNMPRMNGLELLSTLRSDPEFVGLNVFITTTSDLETDRLKAQDLAVSGYIIKPLSFDSFGEGGTTVDGFSLFLDLLRLKE